A genomic window from Pseudonocardia broussonetiae includes:
- a CDS encoding SRPBCC family protein, whose translation MGVDVRTETVIRRPVEEVAAFAADPSNAPRWYANISSVEWETAPPAAVGSRIAFVARFLGRRIAYTYEITELVPGERLVMRTAQGPFPMRTTYTWEPVEGGTRMTLRNDGEPGGFGALTAPLLERAMRGANRKDLAALAAILEG comes from the coding sequence ATGGGTGTCGACGTCCGCACGGAGACCGTGATCCGCAGGCCGGTCGAGGAGGTGGCGGCGTTCGCGGCGGACCCGTCGAACGCGCCGCGGTGGTACGCGAACATCTCCTCGGTGGAGTGGGAGACGGCCCCGCCCGCCGCCGTCGGCTCGCGGATCGCGTTCGTGGCGCGGTTCCTGGGCAGGCGCATCGCCTACACCTACGAGATCACGGAGCTGGTCCCCGGCGAGCGGCTGGTCATGCGGACCGCGCAGGGCCCGTTCCCGATGCGGACGACCTACACGTGGGAGCCCGTCGAGGGCGGCACCCGGATGACCCTGCGCAACGACGGGGAGCCCGGCGGGTTCGGCGCCCTCACCGCTCCGCTCCTGGAACGGGCGATGCGTGGCGCCAACCGCAAGGACCTGGCCGCGCTCGCCGCGATCCTGGAGGGCTGA